The proteins below come from a single Balaenoptera musculus isolate JJ_BM4_2016_0621 chromosome 1, mBalMus1.pri.v3, whole genome shotgun sequence genomic window:
- the PODN gene encoding podocan isoform X1 yields MARSRALLLLLLLPLQLQLGPGLAVRAPVSGRSGAHSLSPEENEFVEEEPVLVLSPEEPGRGPPTIDCPRDCACSQEGVVDCGGIDLREFPGDLPEHTNHLSLQNNQLEKIYPRELSRLNRLETLNLQNNRLTSRGLPEEAFEHLTNLNYLYLANNKLTLAPRFLPNALISVDFAANYLTKIYGLTFGQKPNLRSVYLHNNKLADAGLPDNMFNGSSNVEILILSSNFLRHVPKHLPPALYKLHLKNNKLEKIPPGAFSELSNLRELYLQNNYLTDKGLDNETFWKLSSLEYLDLSSNNLSRVPAGLPRSLVLLHLEKNAIRSVDADVLTPIRSLEYLLLHSNQLRAQGIHPRAFQGLKRLHTVHLYNNALERVPSGLPRRVRTLMILHNQITGIGRDDFATTYFLEELNLSYNRITSPKVHRDAFRKLRLLRSLDLSGNRLRTLPPGLPRNVHVLKIKRNELAALARGALAGMAQLRELYLTGNRLRSRALAPRAWADLAGLQLLDIAGNQLTDIPERLPESLEYLYLQNNKISTVPANAFDSTPNLKGIFLRFNKLAVGSVVESAFRRLKHLQVLDIEGNHEYGDVSKDRGRLEEEEEEEKDEEDEEEEERW; encoded by the exons ATGGCCCGGAGTAGGGCgctgctgctcctgctgctgtTGCCGCTGCAGCTGCAGCTGGGACCGGGGCTCGCCGTGAGGGCCCCGGTGTCTGGCCGAAGTGGAGCCCACAGCCTGAGCCCTGAAGAGAATGAATTCGTGGAGGAGGAGCCGGTGCTGGTCCTGAGCCCTGAGGAGCCGGGGCGCGGCCCGCCCACCATCGACTGCCCCCGAGACTGTGCCTGCTCCCAGGAGGGGGTCGTGGACTGCGGCGGCATCGACCTGCGCGAGTTCCCGGGGGACCTGCCTGAGCACACCAACCACCTGTCCCTGCAG AACAACCAGCTGGAGAAGATCTACCCCAGGGAGCTCTCCCGGCTGAATCGGCTGGAGACTCTGAACCTCCAGAACAACCGCCTGACTTCCCGAG GGCTCCCGGAGGAGGCATTTGAGCATCTGACCAACCTCAATTACCTGTACCTGGCCAATAACAAG CTGACCTTGGCACCCCGGTTCCTGCCAAACGCCCTGATCAGTGTGGACTTTGCCGCCAACTATCTCACCAAGATCTACGGGCTCACCTTTGGCCAGAAGCCAAActtgag GTCTGTGTACCTGCACAACAACAAGCTGGCGGATGCTGGGCTGCCGGACAACATGTTCAATGGCTCCAGCAACGTGGAGATCCTCATCCTGTCCAGCAACTTCCTGCGCCACGTGCCCAAGCACCTGCCACCTGCCCTCTACAAGCTGCACCtcaag AACAACAAGCTGGAGAAGATCCCACCAGGGGCCTTCAGTGAGCTGAGCAACCTGCGTGAGCTGTACCTGCAGAACAACTACCTGACTGATAAGGGCCTGGACAACGAGACCTTCTG GAAGCTCTCCAGCCTGGAGTACCTGGATCTGTCCAGCAACAACCTGTCGCGGGTCCCGGCTGGGCTGCCGCGCAGCCTGGTGCTGCTGCACCTGGAGAAGAACGCCATCCGGAGCGTGGACGCAGACGTGCTGACCCCCATCCGCAGCCTCGAGTACCTGCTGCTGCACAGCAACCAGCTGCGCGCGCAGGGCATCCACCCGCGGGCCTTCCAGGGCCTCAAACGGCTGCACACGGTGCACCTGTACAACAACGCGCTGGAGCGCGTGCCCAGCGGCCTGCCCCGCCGCGTGCGCACCCTCATGATCCTGCACAACCAGATCACCGGCATCGGCCGCGACGACTTTGCCACCACCTACTTCCTGGAGGAGCTCAACCTCAGCTACAACCGCATCACCAGCCCGAAGGTGCACCGCGATGCCTTCCGCAAGCTGCGCCTGCTGCGCTCCCTGGACCTGTCAGGCAACCGGCTGCGCACGCTACCGCCCGGGCTGCCGCGCAACGTGCACGTGCTGAAGATCAAGCGCAATGAGCTGGCCGCCCTGGCGCGCGGGGCGCTGGCCGGCATGGCCCAGCTGCGGGAGCTCTACCTCACGGGCAACAGGCTGCGCAGCCGGGCCCTGGCCCCCCGTGCCTGGGCCGACCTCGCTGGTCTGCAG CTGCTCGACATCGCCGGGAATCAGCTCACGGATATCCCCGAGAGGCTCCCCGAGTCGCTCGAGTACCTGTACCTGCAGAACAACAAGATTAGTACTGTGCCCGCCAATGCCTTTGACTCCACACCCAACCTCAAAGGGATCTTTCTCAG GTTTAACAAGCTGGCCGTGGGCTCTGTGGTGGAAAGTGCCTTCCGGAGGCTGAAGCACCTGCAGGTCTTGGACATAGAAGGCAACCATGAGTATGGTGACGTTTCCAAGGACCGGGGCCGgttggaagaggaagaggaggaggagaaggacgaggaggacgaggaggaagaggaaaggtgGTAG
- the PODN gene encoding podocan isoform X2, whose protein sequence is MARSRALLLLLLLPLQLQLGPGLAVRAPVSGRSGAHSLSPEENEFVEEEPVLVLSPEEPGRGPPTIDCPRDCACSQEGVVDCGGIDLREFPGDLPEHTNHLSLQLTLAPRFLPNALISVDFAANYLTKIYGLTFGQKPNLRSVYLHNNKLADAGLPDNMFNGSSNVEILILSSNFLRHVPKHLPPALYKLHLKNNKLEKIPPGAFSELSNLRELYLQNNYLTDKGLDNETFWKLSSLEYLDLSSNNLSRVPAGLPRSLVLLHLEKNAIRSVDADVLTPIRSLEYLLLHSNQLRAQGIHPRAFQGLKRLHTVHLYNNALERVPSGLPRRVRTLMILHNQITGIGRDDFATTYFLEELNLSYNRITSPKVHRDAFRKLRLLRSLDLSGNRLRTLPPGLPRNVHVLKIKRNELAALARGALAGMAQLRELYLTGNRLRSRALAPRAWADLAGLQLLDIAGNQLTDIPERLPESLEYLYLQNNKISTVPANAFDSTPNLKGIFLRFNKLAVGSVVESAFRRLKHLQVLDIEGNHEYGDVSKDRGRLEEEEEEEKDEEDEEEEERW, encoded by the exons ATGGCCCGGAGTAGGGCgctgctgctcctgctgctgtTGCCGCTGCAGCTGCAGCTGGGACCGGGGCTCGCCGTGAGGGCCCCGGTGTCTGGCCGAAGTGGAGCCCACAGCCTGAGCCCTGAAGAGAATGAATTCGTGGAGGAGGAGCCGGTGCTGGTCCTGAGCCCTGAGGAGCCGGGGCGCGGCCCGCCCACCATCGACTGCCCCCGAGACTGTGCCTGCTCCCAGGAGGGGGTCGTGGACTGCGGCGGCATCGACCTGCGCGAGTTCCCGGGGGACCTGCCTGAGCACACCAACCACCTGTCCCTGCAG CTGACCTTGGCACCCCGGTTCCTGCCAAACGCCCTGATCAGTGTGGACTTTGCCGCCAACTATCTCACCAAGATCTACGGGCTCACCTTTGGCCAGAAGCCAAActtgag GTCTGTGTACCTGCACAACAACAAGCTGGCGGATGCTGGGCTGCCGGACAACATGTTCAATGGCTCCAGCAACGTGGAGATCCTCATCCTGTCCAGCAACTTCCTGCGCCACGTGCCCAAGCACCTGCCACCTGCCCTCTACAAGCTGCACCtcaag AACAACAAGCTGGAGAAGATCCCACCAGGGGCCTTCAGTGAGCTGAGCAACCTGCGTGAGCTGTACCTGCAGAACAACTACCTGACTGATAAGGGCCTGGACAACGAGACCTTCTG GAAGCTCTCCAGCCTGGAGTACCTGGATCTGTCCAGCAACAACCTGTCGCGGGTCCCGGCTGGGCTGCCGCGCAGCCTGGTGCTGCTGCACCTGGAGAAGAACGCCATCCGGAGCGTGGACGCAGACGTGCTGACCCCCATCCGCAGCCTCGAGTACCTGCTGCTGCACAGCAACCAGCTGCGCGCGCAGGGCATCCACCCGCGGGCCTTCCAGGGCCTCAAACGGCTGCACACGGTGCACCTGTACAACAACGCGCTGGAGCGCGTGCCCAGCGGCCTGCCCCGCCGCGTGCGCACCCTCATGATCCTGCACAACCAGATCACCGGCATCGGCCGCGACGACTTTGCCACCACCTACTTCCTGGAGGAGCTCAACCTCAGCTACAACCGCATCACCAGCCCGAAGGTGCACCGCGATGCCTTCCGCAAGCTGCGCCTGCTGCGCTCCCTGGACCTGTCAGGCAACCGGCTGCGCACGCTACCGCCCGGGCTGCCGCGCAACGTGCACGTGCTGAAGATCAAGCGCAATGAGCTGGCCGCCCTGGCGCGCGGGGCGCTGGCCGGCATGGCCCAGCTGCGGGAGCTCTACCTCACGGGCAACAGGCTGCGCAGCCGGGCCCTGGCCCCCCGTGCCTGGGCCGACCTCGCTGGTCTGCAG CTGCTCGACATCGCCGGGAATCAGCTCACGGATATCCCCGAGAGGCTCCCCGAGTCGCTCGAGTACCTGTACCTGCAGAACAACAAGATTAGTACTGTGCCCGCCAATGCCTTTGACTCCACACCCAACCTCAAAGGGATCTTTCTCAG GTTTAACAAGCTGGCCGTGGGCTCTGTGGTGGAAAGTGCCTTCCGGAGGCTGAAGCACCTGCAGGTCTTGGACATAGAAGGCAACCATGAGTATGGTGACGTTTCCAAGGACCGGGGCCGgttggaagaggaagaggaggaggagaaggacgaggaggacgaggaggaagaggaaaggtgGTAG